In Rhopalosiphum padi isolate XX-2018 chromosome 3, ASM2088224v1, whole genome shotgun sequence, the genomic stretch attttctgtTTGTCATGAATtgttgtagcaaatatgatctttttggtactttgggtggtaaatagtaaaataaaacaaaacatttcagatcttgccataatatcggaaaaacaaaaaaactgaaataacgCTTATCCTTTGATAATTTCAACCCGGAGGATGatcatttttttacattgtatatacatactacgtacataataattaaaaactttaatacatacatttttaaaactctttaagtcaaatttttttttctaaaatcttGGTAACTCGAAAACCTTAATAAGTCGAAAACCTTGATAAGACGAAAAAATTACATTTCCCTTTAATTTCGACTTATCGAGGTTCCACTGTAATAAAATGACACAAAAAAATTTGTTGGTGATTAGTTACTggtttattaggtacttataaggTAGTCTATGATAATAGGAAAGTTTGCAAATTGTGGTGCTTAAATAATGGAGTTAATCTTGGGTGGTAGTTGCAATATTAGCCGTAGTCTCATATAACAGGAAAGTACCATTTATTCATACACATATAGAAGaatgtttttataacataataaatacatacataatttaagtataaaataattagttatttagtacttagtttattattttatattaagtacactaatagtctaattatttaattctataattaatattcttggattataaattataagatttatataatatattcaataaaaatgtttcgacTATCTTCTTTGAGTCCCAAATAAGTGgtacatatttatactataatcataaattcatgagttttttttgtaattaaagaaCTGTCCCAATAAGCTGTTGTCTTAATAAATTGGTGTATATTAAACAAAGTATACTGTATAAAGCCACAGACTTCTATATAATACTAGATAAGGTACTCCATAATTTGATAACCATTGTAAACTAAATTGCCAACTAATTGAATGGACGTCATGTTTTCatttaacaatacattatattcattatatataatgtattaggaATAACAGTTttaagtgataaaataaaataatgattacagacaaatgtatgaaaaataatttgtattatttaaaaagttacaatattaaacatcaaaataataggtaaattaatagGTAACCTAATAaacttacatataatatattttttataaagtgtACCTACATACAGATTATACTTTTTGGTGATTCTTAagtcttaatttataaattattaatgacaatAAAAGTTTCTaccataagtatttaaaatacaataaatacataaaaacctactttagtataggtatattatattgtgacctAAATTAAAacgatagtaatataatatattgattattaaataaaattaacttggtTAACAAATGGTCTTCtacttttttgtaatattatattctatatttactgTATagctcataatatatatagcattgtaataatattttgctaACTCAAAACATAGCAGCACCTGATGCAATGCTTCAACTGATGacaaaaatttactatttaatattatatagaagtttgtgtattattattatttaatttgtttatttatattttatttttttatttaaaagagttTTTGTACATGTTTGTATcactaatatcaaaaatatcttatagttatgtaatgatttttaatttattcctacttataataaaattgaataattatgattacaaactattcatagtattatttttcaaattatagcacatataaagtattttttgaaatccatttttataactattaaaattagtagGTGAAAACCATGCtaaatgtttgattattttttataaacattcaaTAATGTATTCAACAACTTTATTCATTACTGTTGGTATTATATATTGCTACAGTTGATTTTTAAATggatcaattatataataaatgtatcataattGGTGTTAATTGATTGATTATTGAAATCAATGTAAGCACATAATTTGTAATtgtttatatgtgtattattttataaaaatattgataaagtgGCCCACACAAAGGATGGTGGAAGAATGTTTCCGCTTTcccaatatactaatatacactTGATTATGTTgaacttatcatttttttaattctataacttactttaatgaatttaatttactaaattatgttcaataatatcaagttattgagtttaaaaattgatttaaaataaggaGTGTCCCAAATctatttagattaaatatagtattaaaataacaataataattaataagtaatagtttaGTATGTAAAAAATTGCTTTATTATTGGTAACACTtcaactgtatttatttatttattatgttttattgtagTGTATTTCAGTTGGCCAGATGAAAATGCAAAACCAAATTGGCAACTATTAGGTATTCTGTCTAATAACAAGCCATCCGCTATTTTTAAGCTTTCAAATCTTAAACAGCATTTTGATATAACAAACCAACCAATAAATGCATTTAGTCAATTCCCATCAATTTCTATAAATGCTCAAATTGGTATTTCCATTGAACCTTTATTAAATGCTGAAATGCAAACAACCAGCATAGAACCAACAcaaaatttatcaacatttgtcGAGTTCACACAAAAAATGGTacaaaatttatacaattatgtatctAGTTATGCAGTTGACGGTGGTCCACAGCAGACATCCATGGTACCGCTCTTATCAGTTCAAAAATGGTATGAAAACTTTGAgaggaaattaaatttaaacccaAATTTTTGGAAATCCTAGTatccaatttttaatatatatctaattctTCTTTATACTTAgtgtaatatgatttatttgatactaaaatgataaattggcattatataatatgttatacaactATTTGATAAGTAATATACAGAGACTGTCTAAATTGTTGTTAAGGATAGTCTTTAAGTTTAAGCTATGTgccttaaattaataataagacttatataaaataatttaaaatatgtataatgtatatacttttagatacttaaattgtgtttaatgaaggatttattttcattttttgcttTTCCTCAAGTTACTATAATTTTAGTACCTGTTAAGAAACAAAAGACctttttccataaaaaaaagtgttcattattaaaaataaaattataattctcatTTTGTACAACTTGctcttgtttattttttaattatttgtgacaaatgtttgtaataattttagtttactaAAAAGCATAAAAGTTTCATGacctatttaaaaacaaaaatgtatatttttgcaGAGATTAGGACCATTTGTTTTTAgtcacttttaaaatatattgtaatattttattttatatttaaatattttttttatccatggcttcatttatcaaaaacttacctatgttttaataatattatacagttaacaGAACATTTTTTGTTTGAGTGCTATGtgttttatactaaatttttgCTTTGTACAAATGATacctataattacataatttttactgtcatgttaaaattattaaattggtttttattcattattatagttatttacatCATATATGTTTTTTGTAAAGTTTATATTGATTCTgatcagtttaaaaaaatattatttaatttatttgtcacAATAAAACATAACATCTAAAATGTCCATCCCAACCCCCTCCCCATAGGTAGCACATCAGTAACTGCATGGTTGGAACTGTAATTATTTAGCAAgcaaatttctttaatatttaaaaataatgcgcTGTATGTATGGCAATTTTTGGTAGAaagcaaaaattaataataaataattttgatttttaaaatcatgaaTAGTAAAATAACTGCAGAAAATATTTAGTTCAATAACGAgttaaatatactgtataataatattttttcgttagaataaagaatttttaaatttcctatacaataaaatattacctataggtaataatataggtGAGAATCTTAATCatttgataaaacaaatttagtaatttgttttaatatccattaaatttaTCGTATTACCTACTTACTTTCATTTtcagtaaattatttactttctaGCAATCCAATGTATTTAGTAAATCTAATCATCGTGATTGTGCATCCAAACtgcattttttctattatttcgtccttggtatattatttgtataatttttacttttacacttattaataatacaacgcCAATTTTGTAAGCCATTTtttgtagtataatttaatttttttttttattaaatcactgTTACAAGCATTTTCTTATTTGACTGTACATGAATTCTATTGCGattattggttaaaaaaattttgttacCGCCTGAAATGTAGGtatgactatatagtatatatgagtGTTGACTTTACTGCACAACTCGGTGACACACTCAAAGCTTAACAGACCAAACTCAACTACTCAAGCAATATTTGACTAaacaatatagattataggtacttacttaacGCTTAACAGAGTTTACATTTAGTCATTGTAATTTTTTGATCCggtcattttattaatattttcacaaacatactttttatagatttatacaaaattcttagaacttaagtattatttttcacattataaGGAATACTtcaacatcataatattgtaattagaaataaaaaaaaaatatttacctattctattttattaagttaGTTTATGCTAGTTAATGATTTGAAACACAAACACTGCGGGTTTAACATAGTACAAATAGTAATTATAGGTAAATAGATAGGTGCATGTTCAAGTCAGAATTATTTATGCtagacaacaacaaaaaaaaaaaaacagaaataaatgattattgaaatttaatattatccacctccttatattcattttattataaaagatgTACATTGATTTGAtggtaaatataactttttcttaaattaaattttaatagctgTCATTTCTTCTAAAAATGTAGGTAACTCGAATcagtaactttaaattaatttttcgccaaaaaaaaatgtatgtaataggCTTAACTACTCACAAGTCACAAGCGTTATGTGACAACGTGTGCTTTTTCAAACCTGTGCATTTGTTATTAAGCTCAAAAAACCAAATATGAAGCAAATAGTCAAAATCATTTGAAATCGCCTTGATTATAGGTAAGTACTTTACCgattattaaaacacaaaaaaaaatatttttaacggtaCCTActtcatgataaataatatttgtgttataacttataattctaaaaattaccATCAGGGGTGGCGGACCTTTTTGTAGTTAAGTGCCAAATTTTCCAATCaaggttttgaaaatttttcacgTGCCCaaaggaaattatattttttaaggataaaataaagttacagatttattatatattattttattaagtaggcACAcctcttttttattattataataatttttaaaatgtatttaatttgttttttgaatttCTTCTCAGTTATAACTAAAACTCTATAAAtagcaacatttttaataatttcaattttttcacgTATCATTGGAATTTAATcaacaaacttttattttaagctAATAAAACGTCGTGAGTAGCTTTTGGTTATCGCGActacgtatatttattatatcgatCTAGGACAAATGGACGTAGCCGTTTGGACGTAGGGCCAATTGGacgtcgaaaaaaaaatataaatcagtaaataaaattaataagccatttatatttattaacatacgtcaaaaatgaatataaaatatttaaatatacacattttttattaagtatataaaatattaaaattaaaaatatatctaaaacaaatgttttttttataataggcaGGTAcgccaaaaattaaaatacaatatcaaaaaaagttatttataataaatatatttattttagtaagtacgtaaaaatgtatttaaaatatctaaaaaaaatgtatgaatgtcAAACATAGTtgggttatttatattaattatattacttatgttatgtaataatattaaaaaatgatcaacattttattttaatgcagaGAAATATTTTGAGCGATTCcgcataaaaatgatattttagttCTAATGTCTTACATAGTTACATTTGAGCAATTTTTAGGttggattaatatattttgatgatgatctattataacattatttattttctttatatagttttttttacgtTCAATTGTCCCCTACGTCCAAACGGCTACGTCCATTTGTCCctattcgttattatttatacgttattatgTAGGTCTTTCCGTAGAAATGGAATGTAACAAAAATAGAAATTCCATTTATACGGAAGTTGGAAAGAgccacataataaaatattctattatcacAATATACTTCACTGCCAAGTGCCAAATGTGTAAGTGTAGGGAATGTCAAAGAGTGTCAAAAATAAGACTGCATTTAcactattactttatttatattgattaatgattattatattttaatattagatatattctacttttataaaaacgtaaatCTATGATTTACCAACAAATGAGTGTGTAGTTCGTCACGAAGTAAAACTATTttagaaaacaaattttttggaaatttaatattaaattctgcAAAAAAAGGTTAACTTTCATGTTAAGAATTGGTTTTTTGGCAGTCGTCATAAGCGCAATTTGAGAGAGGCTAAGCAACCCAAAATGGTTTGTATATATCCCCTTTCACCTATATCTCGAGGAGTATACCTACACACAGTACATAGGTACATgatacatgcaaattataatacccccccccaaaaaaaaaaaaaaaattaaaactcaaattgcgccGATGGCAGTCAGTCGTATTTCCT encodes the following:
- the LOC132927194 gene encoding protein OPI10 homolog is translated as MVDSVPAMFGLLVSGRLVRTDFERLEETKFMITINSAESVNYICVFLTGLVPFPEGTAGSVYFSWPDENAKPNWQLLGILSNNKPSAIFKLSNLKQHFDITNQPINAFSQFPSISINAQIGISIEPLLNAEMQTTSIEPTQNLSTFVEFTQKMVQNLYNYVSSYAVDGGPQQTSMVPLLSVQKWYENFERKLNLNPNFWKS